In the Ctenopharyngodon idella isolate HZGC_01 chromosome 4, HZGC01, whole genome shotgun sequence genome, one interval contains:
- the crebl2 gene encoding cAMP-responsive element-binding protein-like 2 codes for MDDSKMVAVKVKKPGKRGRKPAKIDLKAKLERSRQSARECRARKKLRYQYLEELVSSKERAICALREELDMYKQWCLAMDQGKIPSEIKALLTGDEQKAPQSSSNKIPKNGKYGSTANKTS; via the exons ATGGATGACAGTAAG ATGGTGGCTGTTAAAGTGAAGAAACCAGGCAAACGCGGCCGCAAACCTGCCAAGATCGACCTGAAGGCCAAGCTGGAGCGCAGCCGTCAGAGCGCCAGAGAGTGTCGCGCCAGAAAGAAGCTGCGCTACCAGTATCTGGAGGAGCTGGTGTCCAGCAAAGAGAGAGCCATCTGTGCGCTGCGAGAGGAGCTGGACATG TACAAGCAGTGGTGTTTGGCCATGGATCAGGGGAAGATCCCTTCGGAAATCAAAGCCCTTTTAACCGGAGACGAGCAGAAAGCGCCTCAGAGCTCCAGCAACAAGATCCCCAAGAACGGCAAGTACGGATCCACCGCGAACAAGACGTCTTAG
- the gpr19 gene encoding probable G-protein coupled receptor 19, which translates to MVYFLSMEGVKPSFHSAVLFNYSDRNDSSTPPSGSPTPLICRLDASSSAASLQGNGSLTSYDLTPAEVTLLGLVFGVFWVISVLGNSLVCLVIHRSRRTQSTTNYFVVSMACADLLLSLACAPLVLLQVSAGHWPLTAAACKAVRYLQHLCPGVQVYVLLSICVDRFYTIVYPLSFKVSREKAKRMILASWLFDAAFVSPCLFFYGSSTSRNHCDFFLADSWDGLAYAVTHLLFGFLVPALLIVSFYQRVVRYIWRIGADGRTVRRTMNIVPRTKVKTIKMFLMLNGMFLLTWTPFYVAQLWHPKEASGSGRQGALFFIAVAWISFSSTASKPTLYSVYNANFRRGMRETFCMSSMKCYRSNAYTITASSRIAKKNYVGVVDLPVPAKTLIKDSVYDTFDREAKEKKLAWPISANPPNTFV; encoded by the coding sequence ATGGTGTACTTCCTGTCCATGGAGGGCGTAAAGCCTTCGTTCCACTCCGCTGTCCTCTTCAACTACTCAGACAGGAACGATTCCTCCACACCGCCGTCCGGATCACCAACGCCGCTCATCTGTCGTCTGGACGCCTCCTCGTCCGCCGCTTCCCTCCAGGGCAACGGCTCGCTGACCTCTTACGACCTGACCCCGGCGGAGGTCACGCTCCTCGGGCTCGTCTTcggggtgttctgggtgataTCGGTTCTGGGAAACTCGCTGGTGTGTCTGGTGATCCATCGGAGCCGCAGAACTCAGTCGACGACCAACTACTTTGTGGTGTCCATGGCGTGCGCGGACCTGCTGCTGAGTCTGGCCTGCGCGCCGCTGGTTCTGCTGCAGGTGTCGGCGGGTCACTGGCCTCTGACCGCGGCCGCGTGCAAAGCCGTGCGCTATCTGCAGCATCTGTGCCCCGGCGTCCAGGTCTACGTGCTTCTGTCCATCTGCGTGGACCGGTTCTACACCATCGTGTACCCGCTGAGCTTTAAAGTGTCCCGCGAGAAGGCCAAGCGGATGATTCTGGCATCCTGGCTCTTCGACGCGGCCTTCGTGTCACCGTGCTTGTTCTTCTACGGATCCTCCACGTCTCGAAACCACTGCGACTTCTTCCTAGCGGACAGCTGGGACGGGTTGGCGTACGCGGTCACGCACTTGCTCTTCGGGTTTTTGGTGCCGGCGCTGCTCATCGTGTCCTTCTATCAGAGGGTGGTGCGGTACATCTGGAGGATCGGCGCCGACGGACGAACGGTGCGCCGGACCATGAACATCGTCCCCAGGACTAAAGTCAAAACCATAAAGATGTTCCTGATGCTCAACGGCATGTTTCTGCTCACCTGGACGCCGTTTTACGTAGCACAGCTGTGGCACCCAAAGGAGGCGTCGGGCTCCGGCAGACAGGGGGCGCTGTTCTTCATCGCCGTGGCTTGGATCTCCTTCAGCTCCACAGCGTCCAAACCCACGCTCTACTCCGTGTACAACGCCAACTTCAGGCGCGGCATGAGAGAGACGTTCTGCATGTCGTCCATGAAGTGTTACCGCAGTAACGCCTACACCATCACCGCCAGCTCGCGGATTGCGAAAAAGAACTACGTGGGCGTGGTCGATCTGCCAGTGCCGGCAAAGACCCTCATCAAAGACTCGGTTTACGACACTTTTGACCGAGAAGCAAAGGAGAAGAAATTAGCATGGCCTATTAGCGCTAACCCACCCAACACTTTTGTATAA
- the tbk1 gene encoding LOW QUALITY PROTEIN: serine/threonine-protein kinase TBK1 (The sequence of the model RefSeq protein was modified relative to this genomic sequence to represent the inferred CDS: deleted 1 base in 1 codon) produces the protein MQSTANYLWMMSDLLGQGATANVYRGRHKKTGDLYAVKVFNNLSFLRPLDVQMREFEVLKKLNHKNIVKLFAVEEESNTRHKVLVMEYCPCGSLYTVLEEPTNAYGLPEDEFLIVLQDVVAGMNHLREYGIVHRDIKPGNIMRVIGEDGRSVYKLTDFGAARELEDDEQFVSLYGTEEYLHPDMYERAVLRKDHQKKYGATVDLWSIGVTFYHAATGSLPFRPFEGPRRNKEVMYKIITEKPSGAISGHQKFENGKIEWSSEMPISCSLSKGLQSLLTPVLANILEADQEKCWGFDQFFAETSDILHRIVVYVFSLQQATLHHIYIHTYNTANLFQELLFRRTNITPSHQDFLYEGRRLSLDPNRQAQTFPKTSRENPIMLLSRDPVNTVGLLFEDPSPPKVQPRYDLDLDASYAKTFAGDVGYLWKTSDSLLLYQELVRKAVRGLNELIRDEYGETMHKKAEVIHACNYCSQSLERTEQLCEVLMQGNMLSAEYDEIRDMRKKVMRLSSSLASMEQTLQDISTMFLSGGSLTDTWTQQVGTHPEDRNVEKIKVLLDAISAIYQQFKKDKAERRLPYNEEQIHKFDKQKLVLHATKARALFTDECAMKYRLFISKSEEWMKKFHHVRKHLLSLTGQFGSMEQEVTLLMQRVYKLMEQLPQKMMPMTAGGIKPQAYLSPSTLVEMTLGMKKLKEEMEGVVKELAENNLFLERFGTLTVDGGIRTVDRM, from the exons ATGCAGAGTACGGCGAACTACCTGTGGATGATGTCCGACCTGCTGGGTCAAGGAGCCACAGCCAACGTGTACCGCGGTAGACACAAG AAAACCGGTGATCTCTATGCTGTCAAAGTGTTTAACAACCTGAGCTTCCTGCGTCCGCTGGACGTCCAGATGAGGGAGTTTGAGGTGCTGAAAAAACTGAACCACAAAAACATCGTCAAGCTCTTCGCCGTCGAGGAGGAG TCGAACACGCGTCATAAGGTGTTGGTGATGGAGTATTGTCCCTGCGGCAGCCTGTACACGGTG CTGGAGGAGCCGACCAACGCTTACGGGCTCCCGGAGGACGAGTTCCTCATCGTTCTGCAGGATGTTG TGGCAGGAATGAATCATCTGAGAGAGTACGGGATCGTCCATCGAGACATCAAGCCTGGGAACATCATGCGTGTGATCGGAGAAGACGGACGATCCGTCTATAAGCTGACCGACTTCGGAGCCGCACGTGAGCTGGAAGACGACGAGCAGTTCGTGTCCCTCTACGGCACTGAGGAATATCTG CATCCTGACATGTACGAGCGAGCGGTGCTGAGGAAAGATCACCAAAAGAAATACGGAGCCACGGTGGACCTGTGGAGCATCGGAGTCACGTTTTATCACGCCGCCACTGGCAGCCTGCCGTTCAGACCCTTCGAAGGGCCGCGCAGGAACAAAGAAGTGAT GTATAAGATCATCACAGAGAAGCCGTCGGGCGCGATCTCAGGCCATCAGAAGTTTGAGAACGGAAAGATCGAGTGGAGCTCAGAGATGCCGATCTCCTGCAGCCTCTCAAA gggtCTTCAGAGTCTCCTCACTCCAGTGCTGGCCAACATCCTAGAGGCAGACCAGGAGAAATGTTGGGGCTTCGACCAGTTCTTTGCCGAGACCAGCGATATCTTACACCGCATCGTGGTCTACGTCTTCAGTCTGCAGCAGGCGACACTCCACCACATCTACATTCACACATACAACAC GGCGAATCTCTTTCAGGAGCTGCTCTTCAGACGGACCAACATAACGCCGTCCCATCAGGACTTCCTCTACGAGGGCAGACGTCTCAGCCTCGACCCCAACCGTCAGGCTCAGACCTTCCCCAAGACCTCCAGAGAAAATCCCATCATGCTGCTCAGCAGAGACCCCGTCAACACCGTCGGCCTGCTGTTTGAAGACC CCAGCCCACCTAAAGTACAGCCACGCTACGACCTGGATTTGGATGCCAGCTATGCCAAG ACGTTCGCAGGTGACGTGGGATATCTGTGGAAGACGTCCGATTCTTTGCTTTTGTACCAGGAGCTGGTGAGGAAAGCCGTCCGAGGCCTGAA TGAGCTGATCAGAGACGAGTACGGCGAGACGATGCACAAGAAAGCGGAGGTGATTCACGCGTGTAACTACTGCAGCCAGTCGCTGGAGAGAACCGAGCAGCT GTGTGAGGTTCTGATGCAGGGCAACATGTTGTCTGCGGAATATGATGAAATCCGGGACATGAGGAAGAAGGTGATGAGG CTGTCCAGCTCTCTGGCCTCAATGGAGCAAACGCTGCAGGACATCAGCACCATGTTCCTGTCGGGAGGAAGTCTGACCGACACGTGGACGCAGCAAGTGGGAACGCATCCGGAAGACAGGAA TGTGGAGAAGATCAAAGTTCTGCTGGACGCCATCAGCGCCATTTACCAGCAGTTCAAGAAGGACAAGGCCGAGAGAC GTTTGCCGTATAACGAAGAACAAATCCACAAATTTGACAA GCAAAAGCTCGTTCTTCACGCCACCAAAGCGCGGGCGCTCTTCACGGACGAGTGTGCCATGAAATATCGCCTCTTCATCTCCAAGAGCGAGGAATGGATGAA GAAGTTCCATCACGTGCGGAAGCACCTCCTGTCTCTGACCGGTCAGTTCGGCAGCATGGAACAGGAAGTGACCCTGCTCATGCAGCGCGTGTATAAA CTGATGGAGCAGCTCCCTCAGAAGATGATGCCCATGACGGCCGGTGGAATCAAACCGCAGGCATATCTCAGTCCGAGCACACTAGTGGAGATGACGCTGGG GATGAAGAAGCTGAAGGAGGAGATGGAAGGAGTGGTGAAGGAGCTGGCGGAGAACAACCTGTTCCTGGAGAG GTTCGGCACACTGACGGTGGACGGCGGCATCAGGACCGTGGATCGGATGTGA
- the c4h11orf98 gene encoding uncharacterized protein C11orf98 homolog, whose translation MAPGGKINRPKTELGKKLFKRRRVQSREKRKNRRIIGAVIDRDLITKHHLKKRSSSSRANITLSGKKRRKLIKQLVHMEREKDETRKPPAAVAQKPVRIREKPAAEAEVMDVE comes from the exons atggcTCCAGGAGGGAAAATAAACAGACCCAAAACT gAACTGGGAAAGAAGCTGTTCAAGAGACGGAGAGTTCAGAGTCGAGAGAAGAGGAAGAACAGGAGAATCATAGGAGCCGTGATCGACCGAGACCTGATCACCAAACACCACCTGAAGAAGAGGag CTCCAGCTCCAGGGCGAACATCACTCTCTCGGGGAAGAAGCGCAGGAAGTTGATCAAGCAGTTGGTGCACATGGAGCGAGAGAAAG ACGAGACGAGGAAACCTCCCGCTGCTGTCGCTCAGAAACCCGTCAGGATCCGTGAAAAACCTGCGGCGGAAGCGGAAGTGATGGATGTGGAATAG
- the si:zfos-932h1.3 gene encoding zinc finger protein 135, giving the protein MDEENCAEITNTGVRLPLASLRLLVPPLHLMSAFMWQVLQQKSVMHYGRLEEFVSMVTETLPQLLGYRRRSQLMLGLRARMVLELCRSPADLRIMQAHLDRLQLPAAAPGEPAPDADLRTCVVNFKALVLALLKDPVEKAYFFQEVFPLEYGAGFDTALKELMWDLLSGLEKLLPVPHFKQTLSWLNPAPAGLEECMQTDPNDLHLLLQHHGLFGGAETQSWQKGAPRSSADCIVSSLSVPPSARVALSSEQVLYHVQPLSPSALTSDTIIVTDYTEVELSSQEEPEEKLEGGVEELLEEEGPAVDPALFTDTPAQADTSHDAATTTTTPHDDTSAATNQPDVSLQVDESDQLNATDETDRPDARPEAGSDITSPQDVQVSISDVTQKPPARRGRGRPRKSTESTEKQITVKTPRRRERAASVKPDNITEERSDVTPHGDCKDASDSRPETPQSGPEPSTGPYRTRKTSKTEPLAADNPRARHACDTCGRKFTRRSDVQRHQLTHTGERPFHCSQCEKTFQHAWDLTKHCRKMHGEAGFTCRVCQSAFANLRVLTAHHKKSHGGELPHYCSICGEASATLPALVQHRKSHSATQQYRCQQCGEGFDTLLQRSLHRQSHRRRHQFKCPQCEKTFTRRTDVKRHQLSHTGERPHQCSLCGKRFGLRAGLQKHLVTHTGERPFQCPHCRKSFTQLSILRRHERMHTGERPYLCSQCGKRFLSLGELIKHDKTHAEDRPHSCPQCHKAFKFKRALQEHLLSHSGARPYPCSYCGKMFAKPFALNRHHLIHTGERPFSCGHCERTFLTATELALHERIHTGERPFCCAVCPRKFRSSSELARHRRSHSDQRPYSCGYCPKAYASAAKLKNHTRIHTGESKPKRSAAVTVAEVSVVLS; this is encoded by the exons ATGGACGAAGAAAACTGCGCTGAAATCACCAACACAG GCGTCCGGCTGCCCCTGGCGTCTCTGCGGCTGCTGGTCCCGCCGCTGCACCTCATGTCTGCCTTCATGTGGCAGGTGCTGCAGCAGAAGAGCGTGATGCATTATGGGAGGCTGGAGGAGTTTGTCTCCATGGTGACGGAGACTCTGCCGCAGCTGCTGGGATACAGGCGGAGATCTCAGCTGATGCTGGGCCTGAGAGCGAGG ATGGTTCTGGAGTTGTGTCGCAGTCCGGCGGATCTCAGAATCATGCAGGCTCATCTGGACCGATTACAGCTTCCTGCCGCGGCGCCTGGAGAGCCG gCTCCTGACGCTGATCTCAGAACCTGCGTTGTTAATTTCAAAGCGTTGGTTCTGGCGCTGCTGAAAGACCCGGTTGAGAAAGCTTATTTCTTCCAG GAAGTGTTTCCTTTGGAATATGGCGCTGGATTTGACACGGCGCTGAAGGAACTGATGTGGGATCTGCTGTCTGGCCTGGAGAAACTGCTTCCTGTGCCGCACTTCAAACAG ACATTGTCGTGGCTCAATCCTGCCCCCGCTGGCCTGGAGGAGTGTATGCAGACCGACCCGAACGACCTGCACCTGCTTCTACAGCATCATGGGCTGTTCGGAGGCGCAGAAACACAGAGCTGGCAGAAAG GTGCTCCACGCTCCTCCGCTGACTGTATCGTCTCCTCTCTGTCCGTCCCTCCGTCGGCGCGAGTGGCTCTGTCCTCGGAGCAGGTGCTGTACCACGTCCAGCCGCTGAGTCCATCCGCGCTGACCTCCGACACCATCATCGTCACGGACTACACCGAGGTGGAACTGAGCAGTCAGGAGGAGCCCGAGGAGAAGCTGGAGGGAGGCGTGGAGGAGCTGCTGGAGGAAGAGGGTCCTGCTGTCGATCCTGCGCTCTTCACTGACACACCAGCGCAAGCTGACACATCACATGATGCCGCCACCACCACAACAACGCCCCATGATGACACGAGTGCTGCGACGAACCAGCCTGATGTCAGTCTACAGGTGGATGAATCCGACCAGCTGAACGCCACGGACGAGACAGACAGGCCTGACGCTCGTCCTGAggcaggaagtgacatcacatCACCGCAGGACGTCCAAGTGTCCATATCAGACGTTACCCAGAAACCCCCGGCGCGGAGAGGGCGAGGAAGACCCAGGAAAAGTACAGAGTCCACAGAGAAACAAATCACGGTAAAAACGCCTCGTCGACGGGAACGAGCCGCATCGGTCAAACCGGACAACATCACGGAGGAACG GAGTGACGTCACACCACATGGAGACTGTAAAG ACGCCTCTGACAGCAGACCTGAAACTCCTCAGAGCGGACCGGAACCTTCTACTGGTCCGTATCGCACACGCAAAACCAGCAAAACCGAGCCGCTGGCCGCCGACAACCCTCGCGCTCGGCACGCGTGCGACACCTGCGGCAGGAAGTTCACCCGCCGGTCGGACGTGCAGCGGCACCAGCTGACACACACGGGCGAGCGGCCCTTCCACTGCAGCCAGTGCGAGAAGACCTTCCAGCACGCCTGGGACTTGACCAAACACTGCCGCAAGATGCACGGCGAGGCCGGCTTCACCTGCCGCGTCTGCCAGAGCGCCTTCGCCAACCTGCGCGTGCTGACGGCACACCACAAGAAGAGCCACGGTGGCGAACTGCCGCACTACTGCTCCATCTGCGGCGAGGCCAGCGCCACCCTCCCCGCCCTCGTGCAGCACCGCAAGAGCCACAGCGCCACGCAGCAGTACCGCTGCCAGCAGTGCGGCGAGGGCTTCGACACGCTGCTGCAGAGATCCCTGCACCGGCAGAGCCACCGCCGACGCCACCAGTTCAAGTGCCCGCAGTGCGAGAAGACCTTCACGCGCCGCACGGACGTCAAGAGGCACCAGCTGAGCCACACGGGCGAGCGGCCGCACCAGTGCTCGCTCTGCGGGAAGCGCTTCGGCCTCCGCGCCGGCCTCCAGAAGCACCTGGTGACGCACACGGGCGAGCGGCCGTTCCAGTGCCCTCACTGCAGGAAGAGCTTCACGCAGCTGTCCATCCTGCGGCGGCATGAGCGCATGCACACGGGCGAGCGGCCCTACCTCTGCTCGCAGTGCGGCAAGCGCTTCCTCTCACTCGGGGAGCTGATCAAGCACGACAAGACGCACGCGGAGGACCGGCCGCACTCCTGCCCGCAGTGCCACAAGGCCTTCAAGTTCAAGCGAGCGCTGCAGGAGCACCTGCTGTCCCACAGCGGCGCCCGGCCGTACCCCTGCAGCTACTGCGGCAAGATGTTCGCCAAGCCCTTCGCACTCAACAGACACCACCTGATCCACACGGGCGAGCGGCCGTTCTCCTGCGGTCACTGTGAGCGCACCTTCCTCACCGCCACCGAGCTGGCACTGCACGAGCGCATCCACACGGGCGAGCGGCCCTTCTGCTGCGCCGTCTGTCCCAGGAAGTTCCGCAGCTCCTCGGAGTTGGCGCGGCACCGGCGCAGTCACTCGGACCAGCGGCCCTATAGCTGCGGCTACTGTCCCAAAGCCTACGCCAGCGCCGCCAAGCTCAAGAACCACACCAGGATCCACACGGGCGAGAGCAAACCCAAACGCTCCGCCGCCGTCACTGTCGCGGAGGTGAGCGTTGTTTTATCGTAG